GTACTTTTCCACTCTGGAGATGTTCGTGCGGCCGGTATATTTCCATTGCCTTATTATCTGTTGTTAAATTCCATATTTTGTCCTTGAGCGCCCAGTGTCAGCACAAACATGAGTAATCACTCCTCCGAAGGGTGGTTTGAACCGGTATCGAAGGACGCGACCCCTGTTCTTATCAGCAGGTGCGTTCCTCTCTATAAAGGGGAGTTCCAAGTTTACAACGTCAAAGTCATGccaacctcactctctcggcttccatcTGCTGAAACATTTCATCCTTCCTTGGTGCATGCTTCCTGGCCCATGCaattcatcctccgtatattcagatTCAAAAacagataaggttgtgaattctcatttgtccaaaaattgtCGTTttagttgtctgttaccaagtctgccatgattagaacacattCGCATTTGTTTTTGGACGTACaatacacatttgttgccagaagtcagcgCTAAAGAAATAAATTCcggcaatgcttaaaatgacccaaaatacagtaaatattgaacatatttcatagtgttatgaatgtgtctgttacccCATTATACAtcgacttgcagtgtgtatacaaaacgttgatggagggttttgaaattGTTTCAGAGGGCTCTGAAGACTACAACAGTAACACCCATCAGCCGCATCTTCCAAGCATTTTTAATCATCATTCAaattcttaaaaataaaaaaagacatattTGTTCTTGTCACTCATAGtgattgtgaacaacaggcaaACTTTACCCCAAACAATTCAGTTCCACTTTAAGGGATTCATAGGGAGAATAGAGCAACTCCCAATGGCTCCATTTGTAAACTGACTTTTaatcccatttttttaatatttagaatacattaaaaaaatgtttacatttgtagccatgtctttcattatgattggtaatgataggcacaatttaaaaaaagtgcagtttctcttTTAGGACAAATTCTTATGTTTGCATGTGGACGAGAGGCCAAAACACAAGCATAAAAAAATTGgcgtttttataaatatttttattcgtGTGGACATAGCTTAAGAAGACGTAATAGGTGTGACCAGTTAGTACCAACTTAGGGTACTTAGTCATCATATTTAGCAAGTATCTAAACCTTGTTAAATGCTGTGAGTGTAATGGTTTTTGTATTCGTATtagagtatatatttatattctgAATTTTTTGGCCTGGAGTCTTCGGTTTGCCTTCACAAGCTTGGCAAGTGTGCATTACCACTGCCATAAAGGGCGAGGTGGGGAAGCATGCAGCCCACCTCCACAAACACATCCTCAATTGGGTGTGttcactttttaaaaataaatatttgaaaatcAATGTCATTGTTAAGCCATCGTTTATTAtgattaataaaaacaatttgaTCAGGAAAAGCCCATTTAGACTAGGAATCTATTCTGAAGGGAGTCCCTTCTGTTATAGGTTTTAGCAAACATAACATATATGATTTGAATTGGGGTGTCAACATACATTACAGCCAGTAACGTGCTGTCATGGGAGGCATGTGAGGCAGTTGCCTCACCTGCcatcaggtggcttaaccatgagatgttccaaaacgaagtaataaaataaaataagttttaatatatcTCTTTTGGCTagctatgtgattttggtgtggttcctgtatattttgatccttttcatggtcaaaatcgcagaaattccatgtttcctgatcaaaacaatgcagcagatgagaagtgaggcagacacggCTACACCCAGTGTGTATTGGGCTTGCGTGCGAGGTTgacgcatgcttgttgccacgtgaaaaaggcaggtcttgaggcagcaagtacctctgcctcaaggtagggggtgatatattgtcaacttgcagttcgatgcctcagcagtactctgactcgccacactgggagaagtgggggcgctcaagctagcagacacaggtctctacagcggaagccagcatttttttcttttctttttttttttttaactgtgtttataacaaacatggcatttatttttattacagtaagccagcgtttgtgggtgttttttgtcagatgcaaaaatattttttaatttcttggaatgaaatgtaattaaatgactgtttctgccaatatggaggattatatactgtatccaagattaaatacttctcgaaacgggactttaagacaaaatgaatgcgatcatacaaagtacgtttttatGGAgtatagctattgctgcttcagataaaaatacagaaaggtaatatacactccaCTCACTATACTTGATTGATttggttaaaagcaaatgggaccaaaaagtatttaataacaacttaattaaatagtttttggacccattggggacggcgtggcgcattgggagagtggccgcgcgcaacccgagggtccctggttcaatccccacctagtaccaacctcgtcatgtccattgtgtcctgagcaagactcttcacccttgctcctgatgggtgctggttagcgccttgcatggcagctccctccatcagtgtgtgaatgtgtgtgtgaatgggtaaatgtggaagtagtgtcaaagcactttgagtaccttggaggtagaaaatcgctatacaagaacaacccatgtatttatttatttattatttatcatatcataataacaatatgataacgtttttatgaaagcgaataactcccttttttccctgtaactctaatgtgcaacctaaatcaacaatgactcgtgctgcacatatgaatttaagtaaaaaataaaaaaaaagaagaagaaaaaaaaaaggatgtgtggctcacctggtgtttagttcaccgcacgtcactgattacAGCAATATggtgataaatgttttaaaatggtgtaacaataaaacatttttcattaaaaacttATCctttctacaaaatgtgcaaattctGTAAAATTCTCAGGAATTCCAGGTGCTTATCAGTACCTTTTTGTTTGATATGGTTTCATATGATAACAAGATAATCAGGATCAGTTCTTAGTCTATGTTTCTGTTCTCAGAGATACAGTCTGCTTTATTCTGTGAACACACAGAGATGAATATCATTCAGATAGGATAGTTTTAACTTACATGTAAAAGTGACAATACAGCAAATACTGTCTGTATTGCACCCTAACCCCTAACTACCATGACACAAATCAAGTAATGCCGAACATAGATTGGATACAACAAATAGCCCACTCAAACGTATTGCAGGCTAATGTAAATTGTAGAAAAAAGATTATGCTACTTTCCTTTTTGTGTCTGTTAACACAGATTGAACAAGACAAGTGGTGACTTTACTGTTCAATTGTTCCAGTGTGCCTCTTAATAGCAATAATGTAATTTAAAAGACTGGGACTGATTATGTACAGATTAAATGACATGCAGCCACTGCATAACCTGGGAAGGTTTTATACGGCCGTCGCTTGTGCATAGTAGCACACCTTTCGTCCTATCAAGAGCGATAAGGTTAATTCTAAAGGCATTGCTGCTGATTGCAGAGGCTGGCGCCTCCGCATGGCACTTCACACTGTGAAAAATGAAGAGAGGCAGCACTTAGTACAATGCCCCAGAACTTGGCAATCATGCATAACAATCTGCCTGTTGCAAGTCCCGCTGCACAGCACAAAAGCTAATGTATGATGCTTGTGTgaggaaatctttttttttttttttacatcagcaGAGTACTCATAGCATTTCTGCGTTTGCTAGTAAAAAATAATACATCTACCTCCAATCCAGTTTAGGAAAACACCAATATAAACAAAGACAATACATCAATACATCTTTCTgtaagacaaacacagaggaaattgCTACCTAcagcttttgaaaaaaatatgccCTAAAAGTCAAACAAAACAACACCATCATGTGTAAGGCTGCAACAATTCATCGATtacatcaattaaaaaaaagtgtgatttTTATTTGGTTGCTTCAACCATTAATTTATTGGGTTTattatctacaaaacccaaaaccagtgaagttgtcaccttgtgtaaatggtaaataaaaacagaatataattaattggaaatccttttcaacttatattcaagtgaatagactgcaaagacaaaatatttaatgtttgaactgagaaatgtAATTtccttttgcaaataatcattcacttagaatttaatggcaacaacacattgcaataaagttgtcacaggggcatttttaccactgtgttacatggcctttcctttaaacactgctcagtaaacatttgggaactgaggagaccaatttttgaagcttttcaggtggaactttttctcattcttgcttAAGTAGTTCGGGGTCTCCGGACTCTGGAGACCACGGCCAGAGACCCCCCGGCCAGACACCCCGGCCTCCCTTAAGTCCAGAAACTTAAGGGAgggcagtctagtacccgcacacttttactacgaagctacgctattgtaacacatgcagattgtgacttggcattgtcttgctgaaataagcagggacgtccatgaaaaagatgttgcttggatgacaacatatttgctccaaaacctgtatgtactttcagcattaatggtgcattcacaaaagagcaagttacccatgccttgggcactaatactcccccataccatcacagatgctgtcttctgaactttgcgcctataacagtacggatggttctttttctcttttggctggacgacacaacgtccacagtttccaaaaacaatctgaaatgtggacttgtcagaccacagaacacttttccactttgcatcagtccatcttagatgagctttggcccagcaaagctggcggcgtttctgggtgttgttgataaatggctttcgctttgcatagcagagttttaacttacccataccgatgtagcgacaaactgtagttactgacagtggttttctgaagtgtttctgagcccatgtagtgatatcctttacacactgatattttttgatgcagtaccgcctgagggctcaaaggtcaggggcattcaatgatggttttcagccttgccgcttacgtgcagtgttttctccagattctctgaaccttttgatgatattacggaccgtagatggtgaaatcccttaattcctcgcactagctcattgagaaatgttgttcttaaactgttcgacaatttgctcacgcatctgTTCACAAAGtcatgaccctcgccccatccttgtttgagaaTGACTGACCATTttatagaagctgcttttatacgcaATCAGGGaaaccacctgctcccaattagcctgttcacctgtgagattttccaaataagtgttcgatgagcatttctcaactgtcttagtcttttttgccacgtgtgccagcttttttgaaacatgttgaaggcatcaaattccaaatgagctagtatttgcaaaaaataaaaaagtttaccagttcaaacgttacgtatcttgtctttgcagtctattcaattgaatataaattgaaaaggatttgcaaatcattgtattgtttttatttacgatttacacgacgtgccaacttcaccggtgttgggttttgtagaaaaaaTATTAAATCTGGTGCCAGAACTCAAAATACATGGACATCGTTTTCGCAAGACTCCTCCAATAGAGTGCACATGAGAGCAAAACTGCCGTTGGGTGTTGCAGGTTTTTGCTGCGGTTGCTGTAGTTTGTGCGTGTGCGTAAGGGTAGGTGTGTGTGGTGGGAACAGCAGTGTCAATGCAGAGAGATGGCtctaagaaaaacatttttcaaacaaaaatatgtaaacaaaaacaCCACCAGTtaccttatgttaccattagtggtttaacagaacataataTTTTAAGTGTCTATTTATATTCTTCACAATTactaattatattgaataaaaactgttCATTGGTCTATGGGATTTTTTTAGCGTTCATTCACCACtgtctcatacacttatacacataGGGACAGTGTGCACACATACAATATAGGTCCAAAAGAAGTAACTAACAATTTGCGGTCACGTTGTTGTTCTGatagaatatatacatattacgtACGTACATAGTTACATCATTATATGCTAAAAACCGTAAGTGGTCAGGATTTAATGCTTAAAATACTTTGGAAAGTTAGTGCCCCCTAGGCATGCGCGCAAAGGTTGCAAACAGCCTCTGACTTTTCCAAGGGCTGACTCAAATCACCATTGGTGGGTTCTGGGATATCACTACATGGAAAAACGTTCAATATGACTGGTCATTCTGGTATGTGTATGagtagcttccatccatccattgtctaccgcttgttcctcttGGGGTAGcgagggttgctggagcctagggctgggcgatatatcgatatatcgcgggtttgtctctgtgcgatatagaaaatgactatatcgtgatatcagAGTAtgtgttctcacgcagttgcttttagctgctggcattacactacaggctcttctcgctctttcttgcctgtccttctcacagacagcaagcgcaccttcttacatacgtcacataatgacacgtcatacgtatacgctctcgcggagcagagaggtagtggcatgggtaactttagctgtgatgctagctgagccgtgcgagtggtgataatagagaaagaaggtgcgaatctgttaacaaatgaaggaacaattatttcccaagaaaaaacagcacggggtccatcgtctggcagtggtttggcttcaagtgggaatatgtctaacagacaaccataatttatCAAGTGTTGGACAAAagcattgctataaaaagtagcattactgctaatatgtagcattgtttgaaaagtcacctgcaagagaatgaagagtgcttactccgcatgtctacatctccatttggtgccacacgcccacaccatcaaaatgccaaggaaaacatttccacatcaacagcgTATGAATAAAAttggtattttctttttttctagttgtAACTTgcatctctgcatgaaagtttaaaatgagcatatattaatgcagtatgaacaagaagtTTTTAATGTTGACACAGAATAATCATACTCgtttgattatatgtatcaagtgttaattcaaggctgaggaaaaatatcgagatatatatcgtgtatcgcgacatggcctaaaaatattgcgatattaaaaaaaggccatatcgcccagccctaatggagCCTATTCCAACTGTATTCGGGTgtaaggtggtgtacaccctggagaagtctgtATGAGTATCTTTATGATCAATTATATAATTGCATGTGATGTGATGTCAGTCATGTTATGTTACTGTATGTGAAGcttaatttgtgtgtgtgcggCATGACGTAGTATGATTTGACTACGACGACAAACAGCTGTGGGGCAGGGATGTGTAATTGAGGTTTCAGGTCTGAGTGCACGTGTTTGTTACTGTGTACGTTGATGGAGTGTTAGTCATAAATTGTGTTATTTAGGACATTTCAAATTGCGACTAATTGTTTTCTCTATTATTAAAATATGTGTCTGTGCtactaaatgttttcatttacaAGCCTACAGTTCTGCAGCAAACCTTTTTGTTTGCTGTGGTTCTTTAtctctattatgttaaatcttttgttgtttgttttttctttcgtAAATATACGTAATATATAGTAATGCTCCCATAATAAAAGTGCTACTTCAGTTTTAAAGTggatttataagaaaaaaaatgggAGTCATCAGAAAACCCTTGTGTATGTCAACTATTTCCCctaaaatacgcattgaggctACAAAGTATGTTTCCTTCCATTGCTCAAATAATCGGACAAATTCATTGATAGATTGCTCAGTGACTAAAATATTAGATAGCTGCATCTTTAATCATGTGTTTTTGATGatgtcaacatccatccatttatccattttctaccgcttattccctttggggttgcggggggcgctggtgcctatctcagctacaatcgggcggaaggcgggtgacaccctggacaagtcgccacctcattgcagggctatgACGTCAACATACTTGTGAGAATTTAGCTCGAAAGGGTTGATAATGACGAAGCAAGGAACCGGGATCCTCTGCAGTAGACATTTTTGTTTTACATAACAGGGCtatatttttccaaaatgtgtaaATTTGAAAAAATTAATGGAACAAAAACAGATGCCAAATCAGAAGACTTCTCAGGTTCCGAAGAGGATATTATTCCAACTGCACCTAAAAGACACCAACAGTATAATTCTGCAAACACTTTCCCTTTCCCTTTCCATTATGGGTCTTCAACAGGTGGGTATTTCACCTCAGTTCATTTTCATGTAACTGTGTTTCATAATGGTTAGGAGACAAGTTTGTATGTCTCATATACTGCGGGTACGCAGCAGCTTGCACTTGTAAGACTGCTACAAGTGTATCAATATGGGAAGACTTTGCTGAAGCTGCAGCTCTAAATTGAGCCTACAGGAATATTCCAGTGAGAACAAAGACAAGTGCTGACCTTTGCCATTATAAATCTGCCTTCTTCCTTTCTGCGGGGGAACTACTTTTCATGCCGCGCTTGCTATAGACTAATTTGAACGTCAAAGGGGGTTTGTCAGTGCTTTGTTCCACTTGGAGTATGTCAAAAAAGAGTGAATGCAGTTCATAAACTCACCTTAAACTCCTCTAGTGAAGCATAGATCTTTTCCCGGAATTCACAGTAGTTCTTTTTCTCCTTGCATTGCGGGCAGCATTGGCTCGTGTCCACTCTAACACAGCGAGGGTGAACCCTGGGACAATCAGGCTTGCTGCACAGAGGACCTTCGTCTGTGCAGAGGCAAGGGCAAGTAGAAGGGCCTGGGTTGAACTGATCACCGATGGCGAACACAAAGCCGCTCTCATCCATGCAGCCTTTACCCCTGTAGTCTGGGTAGGCGTACTCATCAATGGCGTCCAAGGAGAGGGTGACGTCACTCGTGGGGCCCACGTCTATTTGGTTCAGGGTGTCTTGCTCGGTCAACAGCTCCTGGGACTTCCCGCCCTTAGGCCCTCGGGTCTGGGAGCTGAGGTTCTGTCGGGCACGGCTCACAGCAGTCCTGTTCAGACCTAAAGTATTGTTGTCCTCAGGCTGCAGCTGCTTGGGGGCCGCTTTGTCCTCCCTGGCCTGGGTCAGCACCCTTTCCAGACGTTCTCGGCTAACTGGTAAGGTTGTTATAGGATTGCTCTGGGCACTGCTCATCAGGAACCAGAGAACAAAGAGAACCTCTGCTGTCATGGCAACGGAGTGCAACATCTCTCCCCACCAGTGAGGTGGGAAAACACCTTGGCTCACATAACACACTTCACATCTCAGGTGTGAGCCAGTCCATCTGGAAAGAGAAAATACAACTGGGGTTATGTGCTCAGTATTTTGTCACTTTTTTTTATCCCAAATGTGTGGTCTTGTGCCAGGACATGCGCATGGCTTTGTTCCATCATGTCAAGCAAACACTTGAGGACAATAAGGCCAGTCGGTCAGATCAGTGAATTAAATCTTCGAGCAAGGACAGTGCTTTGCTATTatttgttgttacaccctcccgTAGGAAGAAGAAAACTTTTCGCAAAGCCCATTTTGATGcgtctttttttaaaatatcagCATGTTTACGTTCACACACACAGTAAGTCATCTTATATTGTGTTTAAAGCCAGCAAGGCAgtattgtcatacttgccaaccctcccggattttccgggagactcccgaaattcagcgcctctcccgaaaacctcccggaagaaattttctccaaaaaatctcccgaaattcagccggagctggaggccatgcccccttcagctccatgcggaccttaGTGGGGACAGCGACAGCCTGTTTTTacgcccgctttcccactatataaacagcttgcctgcccaatcacgttacaacatctacggattttgataaaaaactgcacacacaaggagacgaagcagaacaacgaggaagttacagccatggcgacgccgtcgacgagcaaaatgaagaaatacgtttGCAAGTTCCAAAgcaaatggaaacaagaatttcagtttatccaggagagttcgaaggggaagggtatgttgcctgtaaattttgtagaactgatttctccattgaacacagtggccgaacggatatactcagtcat
This sequence is a window from Nerophis ophidion isolate RoL-2023_Sa linkage group LG09, RoL_Noph_v1.0, whole genome shotgun sequence. Protein-coding genes within it:
- the vwc2 gene encoding brorin yields the protein MLHSVAMTAEVLFVLWFLMSSAQSNPITTLPVSRERLERVLTQAREDKAAPKQLQPEDNNTLGLNRTAVSRARQNLSSQTRGPKGGKSQELLTEQDTLNQIDVGPTSDVTLSLDAIDEYAYPDYRGKGCMDESGFVFAIGDQFNPGPSTCPCLCTDEGPLCSKPDCPRVHPRCVRVDTSQCCPQCKEKKNYCEFREKIYASLEEFKVSPCEKCRCEPSGEVLCSVSACPQTECVDPEYEPDQCCPICKSGPNCFADTTVIPAGREVKIDECTICYCTYEEGTWQIERQATCSKNECQRG